In Aliidongia dinghuensis, the following proteins share a genomic window:
- a CDS encoding metallophosphoesterase, whose product MAVTNPKSSVRVAIASDLHLEFGGNPPDLEILDGDADLLVAAGDIDAGTRAVDWLATSPVPVVYIIGNHELYNRDAEKGRAAIALAARAHPHVHVLDDDRIDFDFGGGRRVRILGGTLWTDYRLYGEKQRLRCMHAAAIGINDHRVIRFHDGLWSPSDAAAAFDRTRDFLEGELKKSFDGITLVVTHHAPTPEAIDGRYRGGALCAAFASDVESLMPYADGWIYGHTHSSIDIEIDGCRIVSNQRGYSWEAKGFQIRTFEFSKRTAGIGP is encoded by the coding sequence ATGGCCGTCACGAATCCTAAGTCCTCCGTTCGCGTTGCGATCGCGTCCGATCTCCATTTGGAGTTCGGAGGCAATCCTCCGGACCTCGAAATCCTTGATGGCGACGCCGACCTCCTGGTCGCTGCGGGCGACATCGACGCGGGAACCCGAGCCGTCGATTGGCTTGCGACTTCGCCGGTGCCAGTTGTCTACATTATTGGCAACCATGAGTTGTACAATCGCGACGCCGAAAAAGGCCGCGCCGCGATCGCGCTCGCCGCTCGCGCGCATCCCCACGTGCACGTGCTCGACGACGACCGGATCGACTTCGATTTCGGCGGCGGGCGGCGTGTGCGAATCCTTGGTGGCACGCTCTGGACCGACTACAGGCTCTACGGCGAGAAGCAGCGTCTCCGCTGCATGCACGCGGCCGCGATCGGCATCAACGATCACCGGGTGATCCGGTTTCACGACGGACTCTGGTCTCCCTCGGACGCCGCCGCTGCATTCGATCGAACGCGTGATTTCCTTGAAGGGGAGCTCAAGAAATCCTTCGACGGCATCACGCTCGTCGTGACCCATCACGCGCCGACGCCCGAGGCTATCGACGGCCGGTACAGGGGAGGGGCCCTGTGCGCGGCATTCGCGAGCGATGTCGAGTCTTTGATGCCGTATGCGGATGGTTGGATCTACGGCCACACGCACAGCTCCATCGACATCGAGATCGATGGCTGCCGCATCGTCTCGAACCAACGGGGCTACAGCTGGGAGGCAAAGGGCTTCCAAATCCGAACCTTCGAATTCTCCAAGCGGACAGCAGGCATCGGGCCATGA